One Vigna unguiculata cultivar IT97K-499-35 chromosome 7, ASM411807v1, whole genome shotgun sequence genomic region harbors:
- the LOC114189742 gene encoding OTU domain-containing protein At3g57810: MSVCVSTSQSSINAVVLKGRSPLLMSSNIHGLWSRGISTSFSSSSFPGESDINHVDLSVCTKLSCSTVMGQTIRGGFLRSCCSKPRGNTRFFSSVVPRKRYHEISLACQSMNMRLLLPKQKLLHKVKCNFGPVSWLRGCASVGLIFGLLVCSSSSEPAHAESHSENENRKDDCNEYELNVKFSHGKKVYTDYSVIGIPGDGRCLFRSVARGACLRSGKPPPSENIQRELADDLRARVADEFVKRREETEWFIEGDFDTYISHIRKPHVWGGEPELFIASHVLQMPITVYMYDKEAGGLISIAEYGQEYGKENPIRVLYHGFGHYDALDIPTRKVPKPRL, encoded by the exons ATGAGTGTTTGCGTTTCTACTAGTCAATCTTCAATAAATGCTGTTGTCTTGAAAGGTCGTTCTCCACTGCTGATGAGCAGTAACATTCATGGACTTTGGTCCCGCGGAATATCCACTTCATTTTCTTCTAGTTCATTTCCTGGGGAGTCAGACATAAATCATGTTGATCTTTCTGTTTGCACAAAATTGTCTTGTTCTACGGTTATGGGCCAAACAATAAGAGGGGGCTTCCTTCGATCATGCTGCTCCAAGCCAAGGGGAAATACTCGATTCTTTAGTTCTGTAGTACCTCGGAAGAGGTATCATGAAATTTCACTGGCATGCCAAAGTATGAATATGAGGCTTTTGTTACCCAAACAAAAATTGCTGCACAAAGTCAAGTGTAATTTTGGTCCAGTCAGTTGGCTGCGGGGATGTGCTTCAGTTGGCTTGATTTTTGGGTTACTTGTATGTAGTTCTAGTTCTGAGCCTGCTCATGCCGAATCACATTCTGAGAATGAAAATAGGAAAGATGACTGCAACGAGTATGAGTTAAATGTTAAATTCTCACATGGGAAGAAAGTTTATACTGACTATTCTGTAATTG GAATACCAGGGGATGGAAGATGTTTATTTCGCTCTGTTGCTCGTGGGGCCTGTTTGAGGTCTGGAAAGCCTCCTCCTAGTGAAAACATCCAAAGGGAGCTGGCGGATGATTTACGAGCCAGA GTTGCTGATGAGTTTGTCAAAAGAAGGGAAGAAACTGAATG GTTCATTGAAGGTGATTTTGATACATATATTTCACACATAAGGAAGCCTCATGTGTGGGGAGGTGAACCCGAATTGTTCATTGCATCACATGTTTTGCA GATGCCTATCACTGTATACATGTATGATAAGGAGGCTGGTGGCTTGATATCAATTGCTGAGTATGGCCAAGAATACGGCAAAGAAAACCCAATCAGAGTTCTCTACCACGGTTTTGGTCATTATGATGCACTTGATATTCCTACAAGGAAGGTTCCTAAGCCACGTCTGTAG
- the LOC114190385 gene encoding protein cornichon homolog 1-like isoform X1 translates to MGWNLIFWLLICFPANIALLASTFYQVLILSDLESDYVNPFDASSRINYFVLPEFIGQGALCVLCLFTGHWFMFLLTVPVTVYHARLYMKREHLIDVTEVFRVVNAEKKFRIVKLALYLTVLIVTIFRPSIRMLAAGRIIFYISKFEGLDIRSNL, encoded by the exons ATGGGTTGGAATCTCATCTTCTGGCTCCTCATTTGTTTCCCTGCCAACATTGCCCTTCTCGCTTCTACTTTCTACCAG GTTTTGATTCTGTCGGATTTGGAGTCTGATTACGTCAACCCTTTCGACGCTTCGTCTCGGATTAACTACTTCGTGCTTCCGGAGTTCATTGGGCAGGGAGCATTGTGTGTTCTGTGCCTCTTCACTGGCCATTGGTTCATGTTTTTGCTCACAGTTCCTGTTACTGTCTACCATGCCAGACT GTATATGAAAAGAGAGCATCTTATTGATGTTACTGAGGTATTTAGGGTAGTTAATGCTGAGAAGAAATTTCGGATAGTCAAACTTGCTTTATACTTAACGGTTCTCATTGTTACTATCTTCAG ACCTTCCATTAGGATGCTTGCCGCAGGAagaataatattctacatttccAAGTTTGAAGGATTAGACATTCGGTCAAATCTCTAG
- the LOC114190385 gene encoding protein cornichon homolog 1-like isoform X3, with amino-acid sequence MGWNLIFWLLICFPANIALLASTFYQVLILSDLESDYVNPFDASSRINYFVLPEFIGQGALCVLCLFTGHWFMFLLTVPVTVYHARLYMKREHLIDVTEVFRVVNAEKKFRIVKLALYLTVLIVTIFRLTLIAVYYLGIEDDDDLGHLW; translated from the exons ATGGGTTGGAATCTCATCTTCTGGCTCCTCATTTGTTTCCCTGCCAACATTGCCCTTCTCGCTTCTACTTTCTACCAG GTTTTGATTCTGTCGGATTTGGAGTCTGATTACGTCAACCCTTTCGACGCTTCGTCTCGGATTAACTACTTCGTGCTTCCGGAGTTCATTGGGCAGGGAGCATTGTGTGTTCTGTGCCTCTTCACTGGCCATTGGTTCATGTTTTTGCTCACAGTTCCTGTTACTGTCTACCATGCCAGACT GTATATGAAAAGAGAGCATCTTATTGATGTTACTGAGGTATTTAGGGTAGTTAATGCTGAGAAGAAATTTCGGATAGTCAAACTTGCTTTATACTTAACGGTTCTCATTGTTACTATCTTCAG GCTTACATTAATCGCAGTCTACTATTTAGGCATTGAAGACGATGATGACCTAGGACACCTTTGGTAA
- the LOC114190385 gene encoding protein cornichon homolog 1-like isoform X2 — MGWNLIFWLLICFPANIALLASTFYQVLILSDLESDYVNPFDASSRINYFVLPEFIGQGALCVLCLFTGHWFMFLLTVPVTVYHARLYMKREHLIDVTEVFRVVNAEKKFRIVKLALYLTVLIVTIFRMLAAGRIIFYISKFEGLDIRSNL; from the exons ATGGGTTGGAATCTCATCTTCTGGCTCCTCATTTGTTTCCCTGCCAACATTGCCCTTCTCGCTTCTACTTTCTACCAG GTTTTGATTCTGTCGGATTTGGAGTCTGATTACGTCAACCCTTTCGACGCTTCGTCTCGGATTAACTACTTCGTGCTTCCGGAGTTCATTGGGCAGGGAGCATTGTGTGTTCTGTGCCTCTTCACTGGCCATTGGTTCATGTTTTTGCTCACAGTTCCTGTTACTGTCTACCATGCCAGACT GTATATGAAAAGAGAGCATCTTATTGATGTTACTGAGGTATTTAGGGTAGTTAATGCTGAGAAGAAATTTCGGATAGTCAAACTTGCTTTATACTTAACGGTTCTCATTGTTACTATCTTCAG GATGCTTGCCGCAGGAagaataatattctacatttccAAGTTTGAAGGATTAGACATTCGGTCAAATCTCTAG
- the LOC114192167 gene encoding transcription factor bHLH48-like isoform X1, producing the protein MEQTMLEAIQFNEEIQGIIAPAPETASSFTALLELPPTQAVELLHSPEQAGKPPRHNPKPCPLTSFASASASAANLTFPSNAALIERAARLSVFAGENSNSNSNSNSTEIKRELPETDSNPSSTQGGGSASDPVLENKDEKGLKRKEREKKVKASSKKSKSVVADDSSGDGEKLPYVHVRVRRGQATDSHSLAERARREKINARMKLLQELVPGCNKISGTALVLDKIINHVQSLQHEVEILSMKLAAVNPVIDFNLDSLLATEGVSPMDCNFPPTVAPVVWPEIPQNANRQQYQQPWQFDAFHHQPVWGREEDNTNFMTPENSLLSYDSSANSGANELGNHTRNI; encoded by the exons ATGGAGCAAACCATGCTTGAAGCCATTCAGTTCAACGAGGAAATCCAAGGCATCATAGCTCCGGCGCCGGAAACTGCCAGTTCCTTTACTGCGCTGCTCGAACTCCCGCCGACGCAGGCTGTCGAGCTCCTCCACTCGCCGGAGCAAGCTGGGAAACCACCGCGCCATAATCCGAAACCCTGTCCGTTGACCTCATTTGCCTCCGCCTCCGCTTCTGCCGCCAACCTGACCTTCCCATCAAACGCCGCACTGATCGAACGCGCGGCCAGGCTCTCTGTCTTCGCCGGAGAGAATTCTAACTCCAACTCCAACTCCAACTCGACGGAGATTAAGCGAGAGCTGCCGGAGACCGATTCCAACCCGAGTTCAACTCAGGGCGGCGGCTCAGCCTCCGATCCCGTCCTGGAGAACAAGGACGAGAAGGGACTGAAGAGGAAGGAGCGAGAGAAGAAG GTGAAGGCATCTTCGAAGAAGAGCAAGAGTGTTGTCGCCGATGATAGTTCCGGCGACGGCGAGAAGCTTCCGTACGTTCATGTTCGAGTTCGTCGAGGTCAAGCCACTGATAGCCATAGCTTAGCAGAAAGG GCtaggagagagaaaataaatgcTCGGATGAAGCTTTTGCAAGAGCTGGTCCCGGGTTGCAACAAG ATATCAGGTACAGCATTGGTTCTGGATAAAATCATCAACCATGTACAATCTCTACAACATGAAGTGGAG ATATTATCAATGAAACTGGCAGCAGTGAACCCAGTAATTGATTTCAACCTTGACAGCTTATTGGCTACCGAa GGAGTGTCTCCAATGGACTGTAACTTCCCTCCCACAGTTGCACCCGTCGTGTGGCCAGAAATCCCGCAGAATGCAAATAGACAACAATATCAGCAACCGTGGCAGTTCGATGCATTCCACCACCAGCCCGTTTGGGGCAGGGAAGAAGACAACACTAATTTTATGACTCCAGAAAACTCACTCTTGAGTTATGACTCATCGGCAAATTCAG GCGCAAATGAGTTGGGAAACCACACAAGGAACATTTAA
- the LOC114192167 gene encoding transcription factor bHLH48-like isoform X2, which yields MEQTMLEAIQFNEEIQGIIAPAPETASSFTALLELPPTQAVELLHSPEQAGKPPRHNPKPCPLTSFASASASAANLTFPSNAALIERAARLSVFAGENSNSNSNSNSTEIKRELPETDSNPSSTQGGGSASDPVLENKDEKGLKRKEREKKVKASSKKSKSVVADDSSGDGEKLPYVHVRVRRGQATDSHSLAERARREKINARMKLLQELVPGCNKISGTALVLDKIINHVQSLQHEVEILSMKLAAVNPVIDFNLDSLLATEGVSPMDCNFPPTVAPVVWPEIPQNANRQQYQQPWQFDAFHHQPVWGREEDNTNFMTPENSLLSYDSSANSVSLHSNQLKMEL from the exons ATGGAGCAAACCATGCTTGAAGCCATTCAGTTCAACGAGGAAATCCAAGGCATCATAGCTCCGGCGCCGGAAACTGCCAGTTCCTTTACTGCGCTGCTCGAACTCCCGCCGACGCAGGCTGTCGAGCTCCTCCACTCGCCGGAGCAAGCTGGGAAACCACCGCGCCATAATCCGAAACCCTGTCCGTTGACCTCATTTGCCTCCGCCTCCGCTTCTGCCGCCAACCTGACCTTCCCATCAAACGCCGCACTGATCGAACGCGCGGCCAGGCTCTCTGTCTTCGCCGGAGAGAATTCTAACTCCAACTCCAACTCCAACTCGACGGAGATTAAGCGAGAGCTGCCGGAGACCGATTCCAACCCGAGTTCAACTCAGGGCGGCGGCTCAGCCTCCGATCCCGTCCTGGAGAACAAGGACGAGAAGGGACTGAAGAGGAAGGAGCGAGAGAAGAAG GTGAAGGCATCTTCGAAGAAGAGCAAGAGTGTTGTCGCCGATGATAGTTCCGGCGACGGCGAGAAGCTTCCGTACGTTCATGTTCGAGTTCGTCGAGGTCAAGCCACTGATAGCCATAGCTTAGCAGAAAGG GCtaggagagagaaaataaatgcTCGGATGAAGCTTTTGCAAGAGCTGGTCCCGGGTTGCAACAAG ATATCAGGTACAGCATTGGTTCTGGATAAAATCATCAACCATGTACAATCTCTACAACATGAAGTGGAG ATATTATCAATGAAACTGGCAGCAGTGAACCCAGTAATTGATTTCAACCTTGACAGCTTATTGGCTACCGAa GGAGTGTCTCCAATGGACTGTAACTTCCCTCCCACAGTTGCACCCGTCGTGTGGCCAGAAATCCCGCAGAATGCAAATAGACAACAATATCAGCAACCGTGGCAGTTCGATGCATTCCACCACCAGCCCGTTTGGGGCAGGGAAGAAGACAACACTAATTTTATGACTCCAGAAAACTCACTCTTGAGTTATGACTCATCGGCAAATTCAG TATCTCTGCATTCAAATCAGTTGAAGATGGAGCTCTGA